The Deinococcus puniceus genome segment TGGCTTCTTTGGTGGCTCCCACCGCTTTGAGGGCGTCGCGCATCAGGAGTTGCGCGACGGGGCCAACGACGGCGGTCAGGCCCCGCATGAACTCGGTCACGCCCGCAGCGGGCAGCACCGGCCCCGTGCCCAAGCGCAGCGAGCCTTGCTGTTCCAGTTGCGCCAACGTCCAGCGCACTTCGTCGAGGGGTTGGCCCAGCGCCGAGGCCAGAGCTTGGGCGCTGCGCTGGCCGTCTATGAGTGCCCACAGCAGGCGGTGAGATTCGGTGGCGGCCCTCTCCGGCTCTATCTCCAGAGCATCGAGGTCAAGCAGGTCTAGATCAAACAGATCGGCCTCTGCTCTACCTGTTGTCCTTGCAGGCGCGGCCACCAACGCAAAAGGCACGCTATGGGGGCGGATATGCGTCAGGTCAAGGTGAGCCGGATGGCTGGGTTCTGAAGCGGCCAGCACACGCCCCAACAGAGCGTCCATACTCAGCCCGATCAGGCTGGCCGCACTAAGGGGCGCGGGTTCTTCTTCGGCGGCCCAGCTTTCCTCGAAATGACAGGTTCCCCCCGCGTGGCGCGTCAGGGCTTGCACGGCGGCCAAGCCCTCTAGGTGCTGCGGCACGGTGGTACAAGACACCACTTGCTGCCCCGAAATCCCAATGACGGTCACGCCCGCGCCCGACGAGTGACAGCGCATCAGCCCAGTCTGACCGAGGCTCGCCACATAGCGGAGCAGCAGCGGTAGCGTTTCTGAAGTGTAGGTGGCTCTGAACATAGGCAACTCTCCGGTAAATTCTGTGGGGCCACAGGCGGTCAACATCCGAATGGGCCGTAGAGGTGAGGCTCTCCCGTCCGTGCAGGGTGATCTGACTGCGCCGACTTATTTCAGGATGTCCAGACTGCGGAGCAATTGAGTCACTACTGTTTTTTGCGAGCGCACGAAGCGGTCAAAGGTATCGCCCGTTGCGAAGTAGGCGTTCCATTTGTTCTGAGACAACTGCTGCTGCCAAGTCCGGCTCCGCACCATGCGGGTCATCATCAGCGTGAGGCGGGCGCGTTGGGCGGCGCTGATTCCGGCGGGAGCCACCACGCCGCGCCAGTTGGACACGTCTACGTCGATGCCTTTTTCGATCAGGGTGGGCAGATTGATGCCGTTCACAGCTTCGGGGGCCAAAATAGCCAGCCCGCGTACCTGTCCACTCTTCAGAGCGTCTTCTATTTCGCTGTAGCCCGCGCTGACCACGTCCAGCTCTCCGCCCAACATGGCAGCGGTGGCCTGTGCGCCGCCCGCCGAGGGCACATATTTCACCTGATCCATAGAAATATTGAGTTCGCGGGCCAGCTTGCCGATGGCGATGTGGGCGCTGCCGCCCGCGCTGCTGCCGCCAAACCGGATGCTGCTCGGCGCGGCCTTGAATGCGGCAACCAAGTCTTCGACATCACGGAACCGCGACTTGGCAGGCACGATCAGCACTTCGTAATCGGTAGTCAGGCGGGCAATCGGGGTCACGTCGCTGTTGAGGTCGAAGGGACTTTGGTTGAGCGGAATCCCCGCCACCATCACAAATCCGGTGAGCATGAGCTGATTGCTTTGTCCCTTGAGTTTCACAAATTCGGCCAAGCCCAGCGTGCCTGCTTTACCGGGCAGGTTGTACACGCTCACATCGTTAAAAATCCCCTCGCGCTTCAGGGTTTCGGCAATAGCTTTGGCGGTGTTGTCCCAGCCCCCGCCCACCGACGCCGGAGCCAGAATTTTGAGGGTTAAATTGCTCTGGGCCGATGCGCCAGAACCCGCAGCCAACAGCGCCGCACCCAAGGTAATTCCTAACAACTTCGAGCTGAACCGTTGTTCTGTTTTCATAGTGGTCTCCTTGCTTCACCTGAGGTTGCCCGCAAAACAAAATGAGCAAGACACCGAACACAGAAGCGGCGAGCTTCCGTAGGTCAGGGCTAGAACGAGTGGTTTGAACGGCTGAGGGCAAAGACCCGGAGATGGCGCTGTGATAACTGCCCGATTGGTCTTCTAAGAGCGAGATTAAGCAGGAGGATGTCACAATCCTCTGACTACCGGGTTATTAATTTGCATAAATATTGCGAAATTGGCGGCTTCAGCCAAAGGCGCGGGCCGGGATGACCGACACGGTTGAACAGCCGCAGCACGCCGAACCACCGTGGGGAGCAGGCAGGCACAAGCTCAGCACGCGGTCAGTCAGCAGCCAATTTGAAAGCCGTTCATGCTAGGTTTCTGTCCGATCAGGGCAAGCAGAAAAGAGACGGAACCCGCCTTACTGCTGGCCGTCCGGCACCAGCATCAGCACCGTTCCAGCCTTCACGGGCAGGGCTTCCCAATCGTCTGCGGGGGTCAGGCGATGGGCTTCACTGGCCCGCAGGCGCACAAAATCGCCCTCGGACAGGTCTATCAGGGCTTCTCCGGTCAGGCAGACCAGCCAGCCCGACTCGCTGGGGCCAGCCTGCTTGCCGTCCATCGCCAGCACGCGCACCTCGGCTCCCGGCAGCACCACCCAAGCACCGGGCGCACCCGCAGCGAGGCGGGCCAAGTTCAGCGGCGGCGGCGCTTCGGGGCGGGCGCGGGACGGCACTCAGCAACCTGCCTTACTCGGCCCGCGCGGCCTGATTCAGTTTCTTGCTGGCCTGTAGCGCCATACCTTTGGCCTTCTTCACGTCCAGCCCCAGCGTAGGCGCAATGTCTTCGACTTTCTGGCCCCGCTCACGGGTGGCGGTGACGAGTTGGCGTTCCTGCTCGCTGAGTACCGACAGATGGGGCTTGAGTTCCGCCCAAGTCAGCGGAGTTTTAGCCGGTGCTTTGGCCGCCGCCGCCTTGGAAGCAGGCTTCTTGGCGGGCGCTTTCTTGGTGGCCGTCGCCTTGGCTGCACTGGCCTTAGCCGGGGCCTTCTTGCTGGCCGAAGCTGCCTTTCTCGTTCCCGCTTTGGCCGTTCCAGACGCCTTCTTCGCGGGTTTGGCGGGCTTGCCTTTCGGCTCCTTGCCCCGTTCTTCGAGGATTTCTAGGGCACGTTCGGCGGTCAGCGTGCCTTCTTCTTCACCCTTACGTAATGTGGCGTTGCGCTCTCCGTCGGTCAGGTACGGCCCAAAGCGGCCTGATTTGAGCAAAATGGGGGCCCGGCCCTCGAACTCGAAGGTTTGCAGCGGCGCGGCAGCCACCCCACGCGCCCGGAAACGCGGCTGCATGAACAGCGCCTCGGCTTCCATGATACCCACGCTGAACAGTTGCTCGTGATTGGTGAGGCTGCGGCTGTCGTTGTCGCGCTTCAGGTACGGGCCGTATTTGCCGTTGAAGGCCCAGACTTCCTCGCCCTCGGACGTGCCCACCAAGCGGGGCAAACTGAGCAGCCTCAGCGCCCGCTCCAGCGTCAATTCGTTCAGGTCGTCGCCGGGAAACAGGCTGGCGGTGCGAATAGGCGGGTTGCCCTCGCCCAGCGTCACATACGGGCCGTAGCGCCCAGCGCGGGCCACCACCGGATGCCCGCTGGCCTCGTCGGTGCCGATCACGCGGTCTCCGCTGGGGCGGCTCAGAATCTCGGCGGCCCGTTCCGCCGTCAGTTCGTCCGGGGCCATGCCTTCGGGGAGGTTGGCTTTTTGCTCGCCCAGTTGCATGTACGCGCCGTAGCGCCCCACCCGCACCTCTATGCCCGTGCCTTCCAGTTTGGGAATCCGGATGGTCGCAATCCCGCGTGCGTCTATCTCGCCCATCTGCTGCTCGATCAGGGGCCGCAGCGCCATGCCTTCGCCGTTGTCGCCCAAGAAGAAACGGCGCAAGTACGGCACGCGCTGTGCCCGTCCACCCGCGATATCGTCCAAATCTTCTTCCATGCGGGCGGTGAAATCGTAGTCCACCAGCTTGCCGAAGTGGTGTTCCAGCAACGCAGAAGTCGCAAAGGCCGTCCAAGACGGAACCAACGCCTGACCTTTTTTGGCCGCGTAGCCCCGGTCTTGAATGGTGCCCAGAATGCTGGCATACGTACTCGGACGCCCGATGCCCGCACCTTCCAGCGACTGCACGAGGCTGGCTTCGGTGTAGCGGGCGGGGGGCTGGGTGTCGTGGCCTTCGGGTTTGGCGGCCTGTCCGGTCACGGTCTGCCCAGCTTTCAGCGGGGGCAAGGGCGTTTCGCGGTCTTCGAGGGCGGCGGCGGGGTCATCGCTGCCTTCCACGTAGGCCCGCAGGAATCCGGGGAAATCGATAGTGCGGCCCGACGCGCTCAGGGTGACGTCATCGCCTAAAGCCTGCCCAGTCAGGCGCACGCGCAGGCCCCGGCCCCGTGCGTCGGCCATCTGGCAGGCCACCGTGCGCTTCCAGATCAGGTCGTACAAGCGCCATTCGTCGCCGCCCAGTTCGGCCCGCAGTTGGTCAGGCGTGCGGAAGGTGCTTCCGGCGGGCCGCACCGCCTCGTGCGCTTCCTGTGCGTTTTTGGCCTTCTTGGAATACACGCGGGGCTGAGGACTCAGGTAGTCCGGGCCGTACATTTCCTGCACCTGTGCGCGGGCCGCCGACACTGCCTCTGCCGACAGGTTGGTGGAATCGGTACGCATATAGGTGATGTAGCCGCCCTCGTACAACCGCTGAGCGGCCCGCATAGTGCGCGTGGCGGCAAACCCCAGCTTGCGGCTGCCTTCCTGCTGCAAAGTGGACGTAATAAACGGTGCGTAAGGCTTTTGCGTAAACGGTTTTTCTTCGGCAGAAGCGATGGTGAGGGTCTGGCCCTTCAGAGCATCGGCCAACGCTACGGCGCGGGTTTCGTTCATTTGCAGCACGCCGGAATCGGATTTCAGCTTACCTGTCAGCGGGTCAAAATCTTTGCCTGTAGCGAGGCGAACGCCGCCCACATCGGTCAAGCGGGCGGGAAAAGTCGCGCCCTCTGCGGTTTGGGCCGTGACCAACAAGTCCCACCACGACGCACTGACAAAGCGCATCCGCTCGCGCTCCCGCTCTACCAGCATCCGGGTCGCCACCGACTGCACGCGGCCCGCGCTGAGCTTGGGGGCCACCTTCTTCCACAGCACGGGCGAAACCTCGTAGCCGTACAAGCGGTCTAGGGCGCGGCGGGTTTCTTGCGCCTCTACCAAATTGGTGTCTATAGAACGCGGGTTGGCGATGGCCGCCAGAATCGCCTCTTTGGTGATCTCGTGAAACACCATGCGCTTGACCGGCACTTTGGGTTTGAGTTCCTGAAACAGGTGCCACGCGATACTTTCGCCCTCGCGGTCATCGTCCGTCGCCAGAATGATCTCGTCGGCCTCGCTCGCCATCTTGCGGAGCTTGGCCACATGCGCCCGCTTGTCCGGCGACACCACGTACAGAGGCCGGAAGTCGTCTTCTATGTCCAGTCCCAGTCTGGCCCACGCCTTGCCCTTGTACTTTTCGGGAATATCGGCAGCACTTTTGGGCAGATCACGAATATGGCCGATGCTCGATTCCACCGAGTAGCCCTTACCGAGATACTTTTCGATGGTACGGGCCTTGGCGGGCGATTCGACGATCACCAGAGTGTTGGTTGCAGGGCCTGTGGACTTGGTGGGTAGAGTGGGCATGTTGGTTTGGGGGCGCTCCCTGAGAAAAGGATGGGAACTTGCGGGCGAGCCTAGCACAGCGGCGTGGCGTGTAAAGCGGCCATACTCCGCCTGTCAAGCCCCAGCCTGCCGCCTTTTGACCGTGTGACCCGCACCCCATCTTATGTTTTCCTTTATGCTAGGCTGCGGCCCTATGCGCTCGCGTGGCTCCACTCTGACCCTGTTGCCGCTGGCTGTGGTGGGCCTACTGGCACTGGGGTTTTTGTTGCTGCCGGGGCCGCGCGTACCGCACCCGGAGCAGCCTTACGGGGCGGTGGTGGTATTGGGGGCCGCGCAATACGCAGGCAAACCCAGCCCCGCCTTTCAGCGCAGGCTCGATCACGCTCTTGCGCTGTACCGGGCGGGCGGCGTGCAAACCATCGTGGTTACAGGCGGCAGGCGTCCGGGCGACCCACACACCGAGGGCGAAGTAGGCCGCAGCTACCTGACGCGCTTGGGCATCCCGGCGGCGCGGGTGTTGGCCGAGACCCGCAGCCGCACCACCATCGAAAACCTCCGCAACGCCCGCGTGTATTTGCCGCCCCAGACCCCTATTACCCTCGTCACCGATGAAGCTCATGCCCCCCGCGCTTTGGCCCTCGCCCGCGCTCTGGGCTTTGAGGCCAACGCCAGTGCCAGCCCCCTGAGCGCCAACGTGAGTGCCAGCTACCTGCTGCGCGAAAAAGTGGCGCTGGCGGCCTATGCACTGATCGGCATTCGGGGCTAAGAAGCTGCTGATCCTTTCGATTTCCAAGCCACAAAGAGTGAGATCAGATTACCGTGATGGGGCGAGTCCAATCTGTTTCCTAAATCGGGATCATTGACTACTTCTATTGCGCCACTCTCCAGCATATCAGCGTACATATTCAAAAATTCGCCCAAGCTGTCAGCCAAGACGTACATCACCTGATCGTCTCGCCCACAGTTGATGACTTGCCCAAAGATTCCCTTGGATGCCGGGACAAAATCCACCGCCAAATAATTGCCCCCCGGCCCACCGAAGGCGATCCTGCCGGGATGCAGAAAAACTTCAGCAATCTTGTCTTCCTCAAACGATTGAACATAGAGTTCTTCTACTGTGAGATCTGCCGACAACTCCACAGCCAACATACGCTGACTGAAGATTCCCCAGTAATCGATGAATTCATAGCCACAGAAGATGCCACATGCATCCCCAGCCTGCCCGTTGTGCAGTCGGTACAGTTGCAACAATTCATCAGAAAGAATGATCCCTTCTGCTAATAAAAATTCATTCTCTTGATCGGTCAATGGTGGATTCAGGTCTTCCAGCATTTCCGGGACTTCGCTCTGCAACCAGTTTTTTATTCGAGTTATCGCAGACTCTATGCTCGGTTGTGGGCGTATGGTCACAGCTAACTGTACGGCAACTTATTGAGAGTCAAGATTTTGCTTTCAGTCTCCCGCCCCCAATACCCGCCCGCCCTCAGCTTCAGCTCCGGCCTCCCGGTTGTGCCTGTGCTGCCTTTTCGCCGCCGTCGTTGGCCTGCCCCCCAGACTCCCTTCCCTCATCCGAGGCCAACGGGTCAAGGGTGGCGGGCGTCCAGCCTTTGCCCTGCACGCTGTCTTGGTGGCCGCTGGTTGGCTCCGGTGTGGCCTGACCATCCGAGCAGGCTGGACACTGGGGCAACAATCCAGCCACTTCCAGCGTATGGCCGCAACGCAGGCACGCCACAACCCCACTGTGGGGCGAACCGACATCCAGCGTCAGGGGCCACTGCAAATCCCACGGCGGCACCACCTGAAGGCCGGGGGGCGGGTTGTCTTTGTGCGTAAACACGGTCAGGTTGCCGTCTTGCTCAAAGTAGGCCCGCTGCACTTCTCCGAGTTGGCGCACCCCCTGACCCCGCAGGCGCTCGAACAGGTCTTCGCGGCTCAGGTTGGCGCGGCCCAGCGCATTCGGCACCATCACGCCGCCCCGCACCAGTTCTACGGGCAGACCTTCCACAAAGGTTTCGACCCGCTCGCTGCGAATGACCAAAAAGGTCAGCAGGCGCTGCAATCCCACCACCAACGCCAAAGTAAGCATGGCGTGTAGCAGCGGCACTTCCGGGTAAAACATAGGATCGCCCGCCGCCGACCCCAGCCCGATGACGATGGCGAGTTCCAGCGGGCTAAGTTGTGCCAGACCGCGCTTGCCCGTGATGCGGAGCAGCAACATCAGCCACACGAACATCAGGGTGGTGCGGAAGACGATTTCTAGGAGAAACAGTGGGGGTACGTCGCCCAGAAACATCCGGCCCCAGTCGAAAGGGACGATTTCGGCGCTCATGGATGGCGGCCAGCACGGGCTTCAGCTTCAGCGGCACCCTGTTCCGGCAACCCCAGTCCCGCCAAAATGCGGGCGCGGTTCCAGCCGATCAGGGCCGACAGTTCAGCCAGAGTCTCTTCGAACGCCGTCCCCGGCTCTAGCCCGCGCAACTTCGCCCACAGCGCATTGCGCCGCACCAAAAACGCTCGGCCTAGAGATTTCCCGTTTCCCGCAGTTTGACCCGGCATGATGCCCAGAGTGTAGCCAGTTGGGTCGCCAAGTGACGGCGCTGCGCTACGGTCAGGCCCGCTGTCGTTCTGTAAACACCGAGTGGTTCTGAATACTGCGCTTGACCCGCAGCTTGCATTCCGAAGCTGAAGTTTTTGGCAAGAAGGCATGAACATTGAATGAGAAGATACAGTCAGGAGACAGGGCGCATTGGCCTAGATTGGGGCTGTACCGCTCCCACATGCCCCCAACGTGCGGTGCAGACCGCCGAGCTATTTGCATGACTGCCGTAAGAACTGGCGTGAGAAGATAGATCCACGGAAGCGGTTTTCCTGATCGGTTTCTTTCGGCTGGAAACTCTTGGTACAGGCTGATGCTGTTGCCCCGGCTGTGTCCGAGCCACTGCGCCGATCTGCCCGCTTCTTCCGGCCCGTTCTGCCTCCAGAGCGGTTGCCAGACCCTCCTAGGCTGCGCCCCCCTATTCTCGCCCTTTCTCCAGAGGTACTGCCCAACGTGACTCTTCCGACTTCCGCCCTCCATACCGCCCTGCGTGACCTGCTGCGTGTGCATGCGCCGGAAGCGACGCTGCTTGCCTCTGTGGGCAAACAGGTGCTGAGCGTGCGTGCCGACGCCGCGCCCTTCGAGACACCCAGCGGCGAACTGATTCCGCCCGATGCTTGGTTAGACCGGGGCCAGTTGTCTTGGCTGACGCGGGACGGGGCGCTGCTGGGCCTGCTCTGGAGCGAAGAAGCGGCGGTGCCCGAGGGGGCAGTAGAAGTGCTGACGCTGCTACTGTCGGCGGCCAGTGCCGAGGGAGCCAACCGCGAGGCCGACATGCTGATTACTCAGCTCCCCGCGCCTACCGCGTGGCTGAATGCCGATCTGGTGTTCCGACAGGTCAGCCGTACCTTTCTGGAACTGTTCGGCTTTCATGGGCCAGAAGTGGTAGGGCAACCGCTGCAAACGGTGTTTCCGGGGCGTGAGGACTTGGTACACAGCCTGACCCTCGCCGCGTCGGGGCGGGCCAGCCACCTGGCCGACGAATACGCGCTGGTGCCTGACCGGAGCGCGGCTGCAACTGTGGCAGCGGGCGGAACAGGCGCGGCAGGAACAGCCAGCGCAGGCACAGGCGTCTGGCTGCGCGGCGAGGCCCGGCCCTACTTTGGCGGCGCGTCGGCGGGTGTGCTGTGGACGGTGCAGGACGTGAGTGGCGAGCGCCAAGAGGCGGCCCGGCTCACGGCGTTGCTGGACGGCCTCGAAACACCGTTGGCCCTGCTGACCGACACAGGAACGGTGTTGGCGGCCAGCACGGGCCTGTCTGATCTGGCTCCGGCCACCGCGCCCGCCATCGTGGGCACCCCGCTGTGGACTTGGCCCTGCTTTGCCGACCTGCCCTCGGAACTGGTGCGCGACCTCGTGCGCGTGGCGGCCAGCGGCGGCGCGGCCAACGGCGACGTGCCCCTCGTATCGGGCGGAACTTTGCCTCTGGCTCTGCGGCGCAGCACCGCGCCGGGGTTGTTGGTGGCGGCGGGCCTCAGCGGGCGCGGCATGGGCTTGCAGGCGTCGTCCAGCGTGGTGGCACAGGTGTTGGCGCTCAGCGACGCGGCCACTATCTTGCTCGATCACGCGGGCCGCGCCCAACTGGTCAGCGAGCAGGCCGCTCAACTGGTGGGTCTGGACGCTGCCAAGCTGCTGAACCTGAGCCTCTCGCGGGTGCTGGGAGAACTGGGAGTGCGCCTGCACACGCCGGAAGGCGACCCTCTGTCTATTCCCGACCTGCGGACGCTGAACCTGCCCCTGATCCGCGAACTGCTGGTGGTGCGCCCAGACGGAGTGGCCCGCCATATGGAGGTGCGGGCCACCCGCGTAGAAGAAGGCAGCAAACCCGGCACGCTGCTGGTGCTGCGCGACCTGACCGCCCTGCGCCGCGCACAGGCCAAAATGAAGCACGACGCCCGCCACGACGCCCTGACCGGACTGCCCAACCGTCCCGGCCTGCGCGAACACTTGGCGGCGTCGGCCACCCCCAAAACGGGCGCGGTGGTCTGCCTGGACGCCGACGGCTTCGGTGCACTGAACGCCGCGCTGGGCCGCACCGCCTGCGATCATCTGCTGATTCAGCTGGCCGCCCGCCTGAACGACCTCGCCGGGCTGCACGGGGGCCTCGCCGCACGTCTGGCCGACGATACGTTTGCCGCCCACCTGCCCGACCTCAGTGCCGACGAAGCGGTACACGCGATTCAGGCGACGTTGCAACTGCCCCTGCGTTCGGGCCGCCGCGACGTGTCGCTGACTTTTGCGCTGGGTGTGGCGCACCTGCCCGCCGACATGACCGCCGACGCCGCCCTAGCCGACGCCGAAATTGCCATGCAGCACGCCAAACGGCAGGGCCGCGCCCAGACCAGCGCCTTTCATCCGGGGTTGCGGGCCAGCGTGGCTGAAGCGTATGAGTTGGAAGACGCCCTGCGCGGCGCGATTGCGGGCGAGCAGTTTACGCTGCTGTATCAGCCCGCTGTGCGCCTCGCAGATGGGCAGCCGTTCAGCGCCGAAGCCCTGCTGCGCTGGCAGCACCCCACGCTGGGAACCTTGGCCCCCAGCCGATTCTTGCCGCTGGCAAGCCGCAGCGACCTGATTATGCAAGTGGGCGACTGGGTGGTTCAGGAAGCCCTGCGGGGCCGCGCCGCTATCCGGGCCAGCGTGCCCAAGCACCTAGACTGGCGCGTGAGCGTGAACCTGAGCCTCGAAGAACTGCGGCGCAGTGCGGGCTTGGAGCACCTGATGCCCTTGCTGGCCCAGCAGGGCGCACCCGACATAGAAGTGTCGGCGGGCAGCCTGCTCGATCACAGTCAGGATACGTTGGGCCTGCTGGAGCAACTGCGGACGCACGGCGCACGCCTGATCGTGGACGACTTTGGCGACGGAGCCAGCAGCCTGACGGCACTGACCCGCTTTCCCCTCAGCGGCCTGAAACTGCACCCGACCCTGACCGCCCGCCTGCCCAACGACGAACGCAGCCTGACGCTGGTGCAGGCCACGATTGATCTGGCCCACCGCCTGAACCTGCATGTGACGGCAGTCGGTGTAGAAACGCAGGAGCAACTGGGCGTGCTGCGCGACCTCGGCTGCGACGCCGCGCAGGGCTACGCCATCACCCCGCCCCTGTCGGCGGACGCTCTGGGCCTGTGGCTGGCCGAACGGTAGGTTCTGGGGAGTGGGTAGAAGGCGGTAGAGAGTGGGAAGGCCGTGCTGCCCGCAACATCTCCACCTCATCTTTGTAACACGCCCTTCGACCCTAGACCCTTAGAGCGCCACCCTTAGACCGCCTTCCAACTCCCCAGTCGAAGCGCAGTCAGCACCCAAGCAGAGAGCAACGTCACGACTTCCGACGTTGCTCTCTGGCAGGCAATAACTGTATGAAAGGACGTTCAGGGGTACAGGTCAAACCCGCTGTCGTTGAGCAGTTGCTCCAGTTTCTTCTTGGCGTCCTGAATCTGGGCCATCTCTTCTGCCTCGAAATACACCTTGGTGGGGCGGCCCGGACGGCTGCGGGCCAGATCCCACGTGACGCCGGACAAGTCGGCCTCTAGGTCAAATTGTTTGAGGGCAGCCTTGATGGCTTTTTCTGGAACTCCGGCATGAATAGCCATGTCGTCTTTGATCACCCTAACAACGTAGCAGAGACTCCGGCCCCCATTGCGAAGACAACGTTACACCCGTGCGGTCAGCCGCCGAAGGCTTTGGCGTTTTTCTTCATACCAGACACCAAAAATCCACCTTATAGCCCTAGTAGAGGCTGGCCGCGAGATGAAGCGGAATCCAGATCACTCCCCTCCCACACACTTGTCATCCCACGGTAAAGCCGAGTTCTTACACTGTGTCCATGTCTCTGACCACTGGCGACCTCGTGTCCGACTTCACCGCCCAAACCGACCAAGACCGCCCCTACCAGTTTGCCCAGCACAGCGGCAGCTGGCGCGTCCTCTTCTTTTTTCCCCGTGCCAACACCACCCATTGCCAGATGCAGGCGCGGCGCTATCAGGCGCTCAGCGGCGAATTCGCGGCACGCGGCGTATCGCTGTTGGGCGTCAGCAGCGACACCCGCAAACAGCAACTCATGTTCCGGGATATCTGCAAGGTGGATTTCCCCCTGATTTCAGATACCGACCACGCTGTCAGCCGTCAATTCGGCGTACTCGACACCCTCGTGCCCGGTGAGGAAGTGCAGGTGGCCCGGCGCGAAACCTTTCTGATCGACCCACAGGGCCGGATTGCCCAGCACTGGCAAGGCGTTGACCCTGCCACAGACGCGGCGATGGTGCTGGAAGAAGTGAAGCGCACCATGGCCTGAACACAGTGCGACCTGAATACAGTACGGCCTGAACACGGTTCGAGCGCAGGCCAAAACAGAGAGGCAGCCTTTTCGCGCTGCCTCTCTGTTTTGATCTGTTTTGGCCCACCTGGAGCGAGGAACCAAGCGTCAGCGGCTTACTTTTCTACCGAAAGAGAGAGCAATGCCCTGTCGTCCACACCCTGACCGCTGAAGTTCAGCTCGGCAATGTTAGGGCCCAGGTCTGCGCCGGGTTCTGCCGTCACTTTCAACACCACCCGCACGACTTCCGCATAGTTGACCTGAACACTGGCCGAGTTGTCTTTGGTGCGGCGAATGTCCTTGAGCAGGCCCGCTTGAACCAGTTCGACATTCACACCTTTGGGCAAGTCGGAGGCCGTCATTTTCAGCCACTCGGCGCGGTTTTCGGGAGAAGCGACATCGACGCCCACCCGCTGAGTAAAGTCGATGACGACGGCATCGAACATGCTTTCGCTCACCCCGAGCATGGCGCGTGGGTATTTGATCTGAACAAATACAGTTTGGCCGGGGGCCACACGCACCACCGAAAAGGGCGTCTCCAGCGCAACCGGGTTGTAGGGCTGAGCGCCCATGACGGCAGGAGCGCAGGAAGCCAGCAAGGCGGGCAGGGCAAGGGCCAACAGGAACTTTTTCACGCCTGACAGCTTGGCCGAGAATGAGTTTTCTGTGGGGAAGATATGAGGAATCTCAGTCGGAGGGCCTAGACGGGCAACCCATCCGGGGAACCGGGCAGATACGGCGCGGCGGCCTCGAAGCCTTCCAGTGCGCCGGGAATCAGCGCCCAATCGTCGTCCTCTTTGCGCGTCAGGCCTTGCAGCACCATGCGGTTCAGTTCGGCTTCTACCCGCTGGCCCACCCGCCGCAAGGGCATATCAGACACGCCGTCTACGCCGCGCCAAGCCAAAAATGCCCGGTGAAAGTCGGGCAAAGCGTCCAGACCTACGCGAGTTTCTAGGGTGCGCCAGCGGAGTTCAGGGGCTGTCATGCTGTCTGTTGTAGCCCACCCACGCTCCCGGCTGCAATGGGGCATCTCTTTGGTTCGGGCGCTTTACAATGAACCTATGACGGACGCGCCTGACCCGCCCATTCCCGCAGACCTCACCCGGCATCTGGAGTCGCTGGGCGG includes the following:
- a CDS encoding peroxiredoxin; protein product: MSLTTGDLVSDFTAQTDQDRPYQFAQHSGSWRVLFFFPRANTTHCQMQARRYQALSGEFAARGVSLLGVSSDTRKQQLMFRDICKVDFPLISDTDHAVSRQFGVLDTLVPGEEVQVARRETFLIDPQGRIAQHWQGVDPATDAAMVLEEVKRTMA
- a CDS encoding sensor domain-containing protein: MTLPTSALHTALRDLLRVHAPEATLLASVGKQVLSVRADAAPFETPSGELIPPDAWLDRGQLSWLTRDGALLGLLWSEEAAVPEGAVEVLTLLLSAASAEGANREADMLITQLPAPTAWLNADLVFRQVSRTFLELFGFHGPEVVGQPLQTVFPGREDLVHSLTLAASGRASHLADEYALVPDRSAAATVAAGGTGAAGTASAGTGVWLRGEARPYFGGASAGVLWTVQDVSGERQEAARLTALLDGLETPLALLTDTGTVLAASTGLSDLAPATAPAIVGTPLWTWPCFADLPSELVRDLVRVAASGGAANGDVPLVSGGTLPLALRRSTAPGLLVAAGLSGRGMGLQASSSVVAQVLALSDAATILLDHAGRAQLVSEQAAQLVGLDAAKLLNLSLSRVLGELGVRLHTPEGDPLSIPDLRTLNLPLIRELLVVRPDGVARHMEVRATRVEEGSKPGTLLVLRDLTALRRAQAKMKHDARHDALTGLPNRPGLREHLAASATPKTGAVVCLDADGFGALNAALGRTACDHLLIQLAARLNDLAGLHGGLAARLADDTFAAHLPDLSADEAVHAIQATLQLPLRSGRRDVSLTFALGVAHLPADMTADAALADAEIAMQHAKRQGRAQTSAFHPGLRASVAEAYELEDALRGAIAGEQFTLLYQPAVRLADGQPFSAEALLRWQHPTLGTLAPSRFLPLASRSDLIMQVGDWVVQEALRGRAAIRASVPKHLDWRVSVNLSLEELRRSAGLEHLMPLLAQQGAPDIEVSAGSLLDHSQDTLGLLEQLRTHGARLIVDDFGDGASSLTALTRFPLSGLKLHPTLTARLPNDERSLTLVQATIDLAHRLNLHVTAVGVETQEQLGVLRDLGCDAAQGYAITPPLSADALGLWLAER